A genomic window from Colletotrichum destructivum chromosome 7, complete sequence includes:
- a CDS encoding Putative glycoside hydrolase family 47, six-hairpin glycosidase-like superfamily, with translation MRAHTHLDIYSICISNSSLSFTPSAYHGSVALSRTSSPLRPRPSAHSTMHIPGRVLTLAGLATLASASPQISLPAATPKYVNRPERATAVKEAFQRSWDGYRKFALPNDTLKPVSNTSENDRNGWGASAVDALSTAIIMENKDIVGQILGFVPTINFDVTSTEVSVFETTIRYLGGLLSGHDLLNGPLKDVAANQTGVDALLTQAKRLADNLKVAFDTPTGVPDNILVYDPKPRRNGSETNGIATIGTLVLEWTRLSDLTGDKQYGELSQKGEAFLLKPNEEVFPGLLGTDVFISNGTFADRSGGWNGGTDSFYEYLIKMWLYDQNRFSLYRDRWVAAADSSIKFLASSPTTRPDLTFLAAYNNANLRFISTHLACFDGGNFILGGLVLKEQKYVDFGIKLTEACRETYKQTATGIGPEIIRWQDDRPPVNKTLNPDPPTNQTGFYQRAGFWIREGGSAYVLRPEVIESYYYAYRATGDTKYQDWAWDAFLAINKTCSVGSGFSSITDVDNPKGGTADDFQESFWFAEVLKYSYLIQATDARVQVEMADNKWVFNTEAHPFQIA, from the exons AtgcgcgcacacacacatttAGATATATATTCGATTTGCATCTCCAACAGCAGTCTCTCGTTTACCCCATCTGCCTACCACGGGTCTGTCGCCCTCTCTCGAACATCCTCTCCTCTTAGACCGAGGCCCTCCGCCCACTCCACAATGCATATTCCAGGGCGTGTATTGACCCTCGCCGGGCTTGCCACTCTGGCATCGGCTTCACCTCAGATTTCGCTGCCGGCAGCCACACCAAAGTACGTAAACCGACCCGAGAGAGCCACCGCCGTGAAGGAGGCTTTCCAGCGCTCGTGGGACGGATACCGCAAGTTCGCGTTACCAAACGATACACTAAAACCCGTATCCAACACGTCCGAGAACGACCG AAACGGCTGGGGTGCCAGCGCAGTGGATGCCCTGAGTACTGCCATCATCATGGAAAACAAGGACATTGTCGGCCAGATTCTGGGGTTCGTGCCCACGATCAATTTCGACGTGACAAGTACCGAGGTCTCGGTGTTTGAAACAACCATTCGATACCTGGGCGGCTTGTTATCGG GGCATGACTTACTCAATGGACCACTCAAAGACGTCGCGGCGAACCAAACAGGCGTGGATGCGCTGCTCACTCAGGCGAAGCGGCTCGCGGACAATCTTAAAGTCGCTTTTGACACGCCCACTGGAGTACCGGACAACATTCTCGTCTACGACCCGAAGCCACGTAGGAACGGTTCCGAGACCAATGGCATCGCCACTATCGGGACTTTGGTACTGGAGTGGACTCGGCTTAGCGACCTGACCGGGGACAAGCAATACGGCGAGTTGTCGCAAAAGGGCGAGGCCTTTTTGCTGAAGCCTAATGAAGAGGTGTTCCCCGGTCTGCTGGGCACAGATGTCTTCATCTCCAACGGCACCTTTGCAGACCGTTCGGGAGGCTGGAACGGAGGAACGGACAGCTTCTACGAATACCTCATCAAGATGTGGCTGTATGACCAGAATCGGTTTTCTCTTTACAGAGACAGATGGGTTGCAGCCGCAGACTCGTCGATTAAATTTCTCGCTTCGAGCCCGACGACACGGCCCGACCTgaccttcctcgccgcctacAACAACGCAAATCTGCGATTCATCAGCACCCATC TTGCGTGCTTTGATGGCGGCAACTTCATTCTGGGAGGTCTTGTTCTCAAGGAGCAAAAGTATGTAGATTTTGGTATCAAGCTGACGGAGGCCTGCCGCGAGACGTACAAGCAGACGGCAACTGGAATCGGACCAGAAATAATCCGCTGGCAGGATGATCGGCCTCCGGTCAACAAGACGCTGAATCCCGACCCACCCACCAATCAGACTGGGTTCTACCAACGGGCCGGTTTCTGGATCAGGGAAGGCGGATCCGCTTATGTCCTTCGTCCTGAGGTCATTGAGAGCTACTACTACGCCTACCGCGCAACGGGCGATACCAAGTACCAAGACTGGGCTTGGGATGCCTTCCTTGCCATCAACAAGACCTGTAGTGTTGGCAGCGGTTTCTCGTCCATCACGGATGTAGACAATCCCAAGGGCGGAACAGCCGACGATTTCCAGGAAAGCTTCTGGTTCGCTGAGGTGCTCAAGTACAGCTATTTGATCCAGGCTACGGATGCCAGGGTCCAAGTAGAAATGGCAGACAACAAGTGGGTGTTCAACACAGAGGCGCATCCGTTCCAGATCGCTTAG
- a CDS encoding Putative FMN-binding split barrel has translation MPHIELEYPKQPYSTVKRYNNRASYALRTIHTIINTSPILHVSFNSPSSSFPAILPMLGQMGSFARPSADEGDVLDLYLHGYVSSRMVNTSRQSSSETPGLPVCVAASHLDGLVLALTPNSHSYNYRSAVLFGHASVVEDPDERLYAMELITDGVVPGRWENSRVPPNRAEMSSTSVLKVRIATGSAKIREGPPGDERHDKEDGDVVGRVWTGVVPVYQTLGQPVSGPYNRVDNVPGYLKRFVEHSNESAREVAVDSATRNAVKKRDEEE, from the exons ATGCCTCATATCGAGCTCGAATATCCCAAACAGCCCTATAGTACCGTCAAGCGCTATAACAACCGCG CGTCCTATGCCCTTCGCACAATCCACACAATTATAAACACCAGCCCCATCCTCCACGTCTCCTTCAACTCCCCCAGCTCATCGTTCCCCGCCATTCTCCCCATGCTCGGGCAGATGGGCTCCTTCGCCCGCCcctccgccgacgagggcgacgtcctcgacctgTACCTGCACGGCTACGTCTCGTCCCGCATGGTCAACACCTCGCGCcagtcctcgtccgagaccCCGGGCCTCCCCGTTTGCGTTGCGGCATCTCACCTAGACGGCCTAGTCCTCGCGTTGACCCCCAATTCACACAGCTACAACTACCGTTCAGCCGTGCTCTTCGGACAcgcctccgtcgtcgaggatccGGACGAGCGTCTGTACGCCATGGAGCTCATcaccgacggcgtcgtgccCGGTCGCTGGGAGAACTCCCGCGTGCCGCCCAACCGGGCcgagatgtcgtcgacgagcgtgTTGAAGGTGAGGATCGCGACGGGGAGTGCCAAAATCCGTGAGGGCCCGCCGGGCGACGAGAGGCACGAtaaggaggacggcgacgttgTCGGGAGAGTGTGGACGGGCGTTGTACCGGTGTATCAAACACTTGGGCAACCTGTCTCCGGACCTTACAACCGGGTGGACAACGTTCCCGGGTACTTGAAAAGGTTTGTGGAGCATTCGAACGAGTCGGCGCGGGAGGTGGCTGTTGACTCGGCGACGAGAAATGCGGTCAAGAAgcgcgatgaggaagagtAA
- a CDS encoding Putative S-adenosyl-L-methionine-dependent methyltransferase superfamily, producing MPPKSKAKVAAAPEGFTPERFEKELKSLAAKAKGETKGRFFQKQASAYLKSATLLTLAAVYSNVSQLALSPVYGSIPSSIYHAKLVMVACFFGWAGNMFLNRSLRFHPAKLLPVLALWVPAIQFYLYQTSGALTAYWGPLVMEASTLLPLIVISVSCVATELEKADLSKLPKFIADAGPGLGSWGLFKFVEKWSGEYLQTYIGRSFFQTRIGLEALLAAAYSVYAPSKLLLLAVPAILHTAVLNTHVLTPMASASLNSTLQASNWTLLDRKESLTGYVSVLESEEHGYRVMRCDHSLLGGEWVKHKGPRVAEPIYGVFVMLEAVRLVKTAEAVPDSEAKALNIGLGIGTTPAALVAHGVDTTVVEIDPVVHEFASKYFQLPLNHTSVIADAVSYTRQLVDNPDARFDYIVHDVFTGGAEPVPLFTLEFLQGLNSLLKPDGAIAINYAGDFLHPAPKLIVDTIKQVFPSCRIFRESEHPTKEKIAEDGQDFTNMVIFCKKTSGKLKFRAPVEDDFLGSRTRRAFLMPYHEVLDKHFLEGDFGILTNNNTEQLTKWHEKSALGHWEVMRIVLPDKIWEMW from the exons atgccgccaaAGTCGAAAGCCaaagtcgccgccgcccctgaGGGCTTTACGCCAGAGAGGTTCGAAAAAGAGCTCAAGAGCCTTGCCGCCAAAGCAAAGGGCGAGACCAAGGGCCGGTTTTTCCAAAAGCAGGCTTCGGCATACCTCAAGTCGGCCACTCTtctcaccctcgccgccgtctacAGCAACGTCTCCCAGCTGGCTCTCTCGCCCGTCTACGGCTCCATCCCCTCGTCGATATATCATGCTAAGCTCGTCATGGTCGCCTGCTTCTTCGGCTGGGCCGGCAACATGTTCCTAAACCGCTCGCTGCGCTTTCACCCGGCCAAGCTGCTGCCTGTCCTCGCCCTCTGGGTTCCCGCCATCCAGTTTTACCTGTACCAGACGAGCGGTGCACTCACGGCATACTGGGGCCCTCTGGTCATGGAGGCCTCCACGCTGCTGCCCCTGATTGTGATCTCGGTGAGCTGCGTGGCGaccgagctcgagaaggccgaccTTTCGAAGCTGCCCAAGTTCATTGCCGATGCAGGCCCTGGCCTGGGATCGTGGGGGCTATTCAAGTTCGTCGAGAAGTGGTCGGGAGAGTACCTGCAGACGTATATTGGCAGGTCTTTCTTCCAGACCAGAATCGGTCTTGAGGCGCTTCTGGCTGCCGCGTACTCCGTATATGCGCCTtccaagctgctgcttctcgccGTCCCCGCTATACTGCACACGGCCGTGTTGAACACGCATGTCCTGACACCCATGGCGTCCGCGTCGCTCAATAGCACCCTGCAGGCCAGCAACTGGACCCTGCTGGACCGTAAGGAATCCCTCACCGGCTACGTATCCGTTCTTGAGAGCGAAGAGCACGGCTACAGAGTTATGCGATGCGACCATtctctcctcggcggcgagtggGTCAAGCACAAGGGACCCCGAGTTGCGGAGCCCATCTACGGCGTGTTCGTGATGCTGGAGGCCGTCCGGCTCGTCAAGACTGCGGAAGCGGTGCCCGACAGCGAAGCCAAGGCCCTTAATAT CGGTCTCGGCATCGGCACAACACCGGCTGCTCTCGTCGCTCACGGTGTCGACACGACTGTTGTTGAGATCGATCCCGTCGTGCATGAGTTTGCCTCCAAGTATTTCCAGCTGCCGTTGAACCACACTTCCGTtatcgccgacgccgtgagCTACACGCGCCAGCTCGTCGATAACCCTGACGCCAGATTCGATTATATCGTTCACGATGTCTTCACCGGAGGGGCCGAGCCCGTCCCGCTGTTCACTCTCGAGTTTCTCCAGGGCCTAAACTCGCTCCTCAAGCCCGACGGCGCTATCGCTATT AACTACGCCGGCGACTTCCTTCACCCGGCGCCGAAGCTCATTGTCGACACCATCAAGCAAGTGTTTCCCTCGTGCCGCATTTTCCGCGAGTCGGAACACCCCACCAAGGAGAagatcgccgaggacggtcAGGACTTCACCAACATGGTCATTTTCTGCAAGAAGACGAGCGGAAAGCTCAAGTTCCGGGCccccgtcgaagacgactTCCTCGGCAGCCGCACGCGCCGCGCCTTCCTGATGCCCTACcacgaggtcctcgacaagcacttcctcgagggcgacttTGGCATCCTGACGAATAACAATACCGAGCAGCTGACTAAATGGCACGAGAAGAGCGCGCTGGGCCACTGGGAAGTCATGCGGATTGTCTTGCCTGACAAGATCTGGGAGATGTGGTAA
- a CDS encoding Putative metallo-beta-lactamase, ribonuclease Z/Hydroxyacylglutathione hydrolase → MSRLRQFLHKFFQQPPIRPGARRATATPASILALSMASYSTTVTKIPDLGPTPEDAASKPHHLKKNGNTIGFKNVHPSFGDGVGFPQIFRHVVWPQLIGDLKFPDTSPPTVNVVKPDFLPTRTASNKLRATWLGHACYYVEFPSGLRVLFDPVFEDRCSPFSFLGPKRFTPKPCDLADIPFVDAVLISHSHYDHLSHESVLTIQKHNPKAHFFVGLGLESWFKKAGLKNVTELDWWEDAEITLTVDKGVDDVPETISAQISCLPCQHTSARTLFDKDTTLWASWGVKSAGKSVWFGGDTGYRAVPWTPLDVDDYGPKYAHLPMCPQFRQIGDLRGPFDLGLIPIGAYYPRVAFSGMHANPFDSVEIFQDTKCERAMGIHWGTWALTMEEVLEPPKLLQEAMKRKGLPATGVFDVCEIGESREF, encoded by the exons ATGTCCAGGCTCAGGCAGTTCCTTCACAAATTCTTCCAACAGCCACCCATACGCCCCGGTGCGAGAAGAGCTACGGCCACCCCAGCATCCATTCTTGCCCTCTCAATGGCCTCGTACTCGACCACCGTCACCAAGATCCCCGACCTGGGCCCGACGCCCGAGGATGCCGCGTCGAAGCCGCACCATCTCAAAAAGAACGGTAACACCATCGGCTTCAAGAACGTACACCCTTCCTTCGGTGATGGTGTCGGCTTCCCCCAAATTTTCAGGCATGTTGTCTG GCCCCAATTGATCGGCGACCTTAAATTCCCCGacacatcgccgccgaccgtCAACGTTGTCAAGCCAGACTTCCTTCCCACCCGAACTGCCTCTAACAAGCTGCGCGCCACCTGGCTCGGTCACGCCTGTTACTACGTCGAGTTCCCCTCAGGCCTGCGCGTACTCTTTGATCCGGTCTTCGAGGACCGCTGCTCGCCTTTCTCCTTCCTGGGCCCCAAGCGCTTCACCCCGAAGCCTtgcgacctcgccgacatcccCTTCGTCGATGCCGTCCTTATCAGCCATAGCCACTACGACCACCTGTCCCATGAGTCCGTCCTCACCATCCAGAAGCACAACCCCAAGGCCCATTTtttcgtcggcctcggcctcgaatCATGGTTCAAGAAGGCTGGCTTGAAGAACGTGACCGAGCTTGACTGGTGGGAGGACGCCGAGATCACCCTGACCGTGGACAAGGGCGTTGACGACGTCCCTGAGACCATCTCCGCCCAGATATCCTGCCTTCCCTGCCAACACACCTCGGCACGCACGCTCTTCGATAAGGACACTACCTTGTGGGCGTCCTGGGGTGTCAAGTCGGCCGGGAAGTCGGTCTGGTTTGGAGGCGACACCGGATACCGCGCCGTGCCGTGGACCccgctcgacgtcgacgattACGGCCCCAAGTACGCTCATCTGCCCATGTGCCCGCAGTTCCGGCAAATCGGCGACCTACGCGGGCCCTTTGATCTCGGTCTGATTCCCATCGGCGCGTACTACCCCCGTGTGGCATTCTCTGGTATGCACGCCAACCCCTTTGACTCGGTTGAAATTTTCCAGGATACCAAGTGCGAGCGCGCTATGGGCATTCACTGGGGTACCTGGGCTCTGACCATGGAGGAGGTTCTAGAGCCCCCGAAGCTCCTTCAAGAGGCCATGAAGCGCAAGGGACTTCCGGCTACCGGCGTGTTTGACGTTTGCGAAATTGGCGAGAGCAGAGAGTTCTAA
- a CDS encoding Putative Ccc1 family protein — protein MGLVTLKNLLFGRTPPPVRSKAAIATNERAESTMSDETVVDGGDLERQPLLGPGARTSSMATMATTASETSSTSTVSSESESRRFRFDARVISDATIGLSDGLTVPFALTAGLSALGQTKVVIFGGMAELIAGAISMGLGGYLGAKSEAASYKETRNECTRLTRDDPALARAQVVEVLEPYGLPKHTLEEVTDHLSTSPRLIDFLMHFHHCEQEPASNRALVSALTIAAGYLLGGLVPLFPYFFVPAEDVYLALYISVAVMAVALFAFGYVKTCIVSGWSGVRCVRQAVVGGLEMVVVGGAAAGAAMGLVKAFDQLAQSDDLSALASRIF, from the exons aTGGGTCTCGTGACGTTGAAAaacctcctcttcggccgcaccccgccccccgtccggtccaaggccgccatcgccactAATGAGCGCGCCGAGAGCACAATGTCGGATGAAACcgttgtcgacggcggtgaCCTCGAGAGGCAACCGCTCCTTGGGCCCGGAGCCcggacctcgtcgatggccaccatggcgacgaccgcctcggaaacctcatcaacctcgaccGTATCTTCCGAGAGCGAGTCCCGCCGTTTCCGCTTCGACGCCCGCGTCATCTCCGATGCCACCATCGGACTGTCGGATGGCTTGACGGTGCCCTTTGCCCTCACCGCCGGCTTGTCGGCTCTGGGCCAGACCAAGGTTGTCATCTTTGGTGGCATGGCCGAGTTGATTGCCGGTGCCATATCCATGGGCCTTGGTGGCTACCTAGGAGCCAAGAGCGAGGC CGCCTCGTACAAAGAAACCCGTAACGAGTGCACCCGTCTGACGCGCGACGACCCGGCTCTCGCCCGCgcccaggtcgtcgaggtcctcgagccCTACGGCCTGCCCAAGCATACCCTCGAGGAGGTGACGGACCACCTCTCAACGTCGCCGCGCCTCATCGACTTCCTCATGCACTTCCATCACTGCGAGCAGGAGCCCGCCTCGAACCGCGCCTTGGTCTCCGCCCTGACCATCGCCGCGGGCTaccttctcggcggcctcgtgcCGCTCTTCCCCTATTTCTTCGTCCCCGCCGAGGACGTTTACCTCGCCCTTTACATttccgtcgccgtcatggCTGTCGCGCTTTTCGCCTTTGGCTATGTCAAGACGTGCATCGTCTCGGGCTGGTCGGGCGTGCGGTGCGTGAGGCAGGCTGTCGTCGGTGGCTTGGAGATGGTTGTTGTCGGTGGCGCTGCGGCAGGCGCGGCGATGGGGCTGGTGAAGGCCTTTGACCAGCTGGCGCAGTCCGATGATttgtcggcgttggcgagcaGGATATTCTAA
- a CDS encoding Putative ubiquitin interacting, ERCC1/RAD10/SWI10 family, RuvA domain 2, ERCC1-like, central, whose product MEDDFGADEAFLAALASSTQAPSHPPAQPPRPRVQQPTPQKVQQPTPQRLDRAPPANASSSGKIVQPTPQPLPQRGSGSAILVSPRQRGNPVLASLKSMPWEYSDIAADYGLGLTTCALFLSLKYHRLHPEYIYTRIRNLQGKYNLRIMLTMVDIPNHEEVLRELSKTSLVNNVTIILCWSAAEAARYLELYKSYEHANFNAIRGQQASTYAEKLVEFVTVPRSVNKSDAVALVSNFGSLKNAINADPEQIGIIAGWGAVKVNKWVKAVEEPFRAKTSAKRHLERTESTEEGRPARLSRLDQAVPLSRVPLREMGSMGGTQRAPPATVKPASKQAQRPAQLERGNPDLDEDDEEAMIAAAIEESMRASDGQTDARTQEQAENVDNGGPEGESLPGGVAAALAKLRKQG is encoded by the exons ATGGAGGACGACTTTGGTGCCGACGAAGCCTTCCTCGCAGCCCTCGCATCATCGACCCAGGCCCCTTCACACCCCCCAGCCCagccgcctcgtcctcgtgTCCAGCAACCGACTCCCCAAAAGGTCCAACAGCCGACACCACAACGTCTAGACAGAGCACCGCCAGCCAATGCCTCTTCTAGCGGCAAGATTGTTCAGCCGACGCCGCAGCCTCTTCCTCAGCGAGGATCCGGATCCGCCATTCTCGTGTCTCCTCGCCAAAGGGGCAACCCGGTGCTTGCTTCTTTGAAATCAATGCCATGGGAGTACAGCGATATTGCGGCTGACTACGGTCTCGGTCTGACAACGTGCGCGTTATTTTTGAG TCTTAAGTATCACCGCCTCCACCCCGAATACATCTACACGAGAATACGGAACCTGCAGGGAAAATACAACCTGCGCATCATGCTAACCATGGTTGACATCCCCAACCACGAGGAGGTCTTGCGCGAGCTTTCCAAGACGTCACTAGTCAACAATGTCACCATCATTCTTTGTTGGTCggctgccgaggccgcgcGCTACCTCGAACTATACAAGTCGTACGAGCATGCCAATTTCAACGCCATCCGCGGCCAACAAGCTTCGACATATGCTGAGAAGCTTGTCGAGTTCGTTACTGTCCCGAGGAGTGTGAACAAGTCAGACGCCGTTGCCCTGGTCAGCAATTTTGGCAGCCTGAAAAACGCCATCAACGCGGATCCCGAACAGATTGGAATCATTGCCGGATGGGGAGCTGTCAAGGTCAACAAATGGGTCAAAGCTGTTGAGGAGCCCTTCCGGGCCAAAACCTCTGCCAAACGGCACCTGGAGCGAACAGAGAGCACCGAGGAGGGAAGACCAGCTCGGCTGTCGAGGTTGGACCAGGCCGTGCCTCTCAGCAGGGTCCCGCTGCGAGAAATGGGGTCCATGGGAGGTACACAACGAGCCCCTCCCGCCACTGTAAAGCCGGCAAGTAAGCAGGCACAGCGGCCGGCGCAGCTGGAAAGGGGAAACCCGGACCtagatgaagacgatgaagaagcaatgattgccgccgccattgAAGAATCGATGCGGGCTTCTGATGGGCAAACAGATGCACGGACGCAGGAGCAGGCGGAGAATGTTGACAACGGAGGTCCCGAGGGCGAATCACTTCCTGGCGGAGTTGCTGCCGCACTCGCCAAACTGCGAAAACAGGGCTGA
- a CDS encoding Putative mandelate racemase/muconate lactonizing enzyme, enolase-like, L-rhamnonate dehydratase, translating into MSLDITITGWQTRDVRFPTSLDKTGSDAMNAAGDYSAAYCILQTDSKYSGHGMTFTIGRGNDIVCKAIDYLVERVKGKKLSDLVSDWGKTWRYLVNDSQLRWIGPEKGVIHLALGSVVNAIWDLWAKVLGKPVWRIVADMSPEEFVACIDFRYITDAITPEEAIQLLKEQEPTKAQRIKDAENSRAVPAYTTSAGWLGYGEDKMKGLLQETLGKGYRHFKLKVGSSVEQDKRRLSIAREVIGYDSGNILMVDANQVWSVPEAIEYMKELKEFKPWFIEEPTSPDDILGHKAIREALKPYGIGVATGEMCQNRVVFKQLLMSGAIDICQIDACRMGGVNEVLAVLLMAKKYNVPIVPHSGGVGLPEYTQHLSTIDYVVVSGKLSVLEYVDHLHEHFLNPSVIKDGYYQTPTEPGYSVEMKADSMDQFSYPGKPGVSWWTSDEAKPIIEGEKI; encoded by the exons ATGAGcctcgacatcaccatcacgGGGTGGCAGACGCGCGATGTGCGCTTTCCCACTTCGCTGGACAAGACCGGCTCTGATGCCATGAATGCTGCTGGCGACTACTCTGCCGCCTACTGTATTCTCCAGACTGACTCAAAGTACTCTGGACACGGCATG ACCTTTACCATCGGCCGCGGAAACGACATTGTTTGCAAAGCCATTGACTACCTCGTCGAGAGAGTTAAGGGTAAGAAACTGTCGGATCTCGTTTCCGACTGGGGAAAGACGTGGAGATACCTTGTCAACGACAGCCAGCTGAGGTGGATCGGCCCCGAGAAGGGTGTCATTCACCTGGCcctcggctccgtcgtcaATGCTATTTGGGACCTGTGGGCCAAGGTTCTCGGCAAGCCTGTCTGGcgcatcgtcgccgacatgAGCCCCGAGGAGTTCGTCGCCTGCATCGACTTCCGCTACATCACCGACGCCATCacccccgaggaggccatccaGCTTCTGAAGGAGCAGGAGCCCACCAAGGCTCAGCGCATCAAGGATGCCGAAAACAGCCGTGCCGTCCCGGCCTACACCACCAGTGCCGGCTGGCTCGGTTACGGCGAGGACAAGATGAAGGGTCTGCTGCAGGAGACGCTGGGCAAAGGATACCGCCACTTCAAGCTCAAGGTTGGCAGCAGCGTTGAGCAGGACAAGAGGCGTCTTAGCATCGCCCGCGAGGTCATTGGCTACGACAGCGGCAACATCCTCATGGTCGACGCCAACCAGGTTTGGTCTGTGCCCGAAGCCATCGAGTACATGAAGGAGCTCAAGGAATTCAAGCCTTGGTTCATCGAGGAGCCCACCTCTCCTGATGACATCCTCGGCCACAAGGCCATCCGTGAGGCCCTGAAGCCTTACGGTATCGGCGTTGCCACCGGCGAGATGTGCCAGAACCGTGTCGTCTTCAAGCAGCTGCTCATGTCGGGCGCTATCGACATCTGCCAGATTGATGCCTGCCGCATGGGTGGTGTCAATGAGGTCCTAGCCGTCCTGCTGATGGCCAAGAAGTACAACGTCCCCATCGTGCCTCACTCCGGTGGTGTCGGTCTTCCCGAGTACACTCAGCACCTGAGCACAATTGACTATGTCGTCGTCAGCGGCAAGCTCTCCGTCCTCGAGTACGTCGACCACCTCCACGAGCACTTCCTCAACCCCTCCGTCATCAAGGACGGATACTACCAGACCCCCACGGAGCCTGGTTATAGTGTCGAGATGAAGGCCGATAGCATGGACCAGTTTAGCTACCCCGGTAAGCCGGGTGTCAGCTGGTGGACCAgcgacgaggccaagccCATCATCGAGGGAGAGAAGATCTAA